Genomic segment of Thamnophis elegans isolate rThaEle1 chromosome 17, rThaEle1.pri, whole genome shotgun sequence:
GAGCTTTTCAATGGGAGACACAGCTTAGAAATGCCAGtggaaggggggaagaaaaggaaaaagaaggaaaaggtaaaaggagaaagaaggaaaaggagggaatgaaaaaaaaggaagggtggaaggaaattaggaaggagaagaaaggggagaaaggaaggagcaaaagaaaaaggaaggaaaaataaagaaaaggtagaaggagaaaaaaggaaggaatgaaaaaagaaaaaggaaggaaaaataaagaaggtagaaggagaaaaaagggaggaatgaaaaaaggaaggaaattaggaaaagggagggagggaggagaaaaagggaggaaggaaaaagaatggaaggaaaggtggaagaaaaggagaaaaagaaaaaggagaaaggaaagaaggaatgaaaaagaaaaggaaggaagggtggaaggaaaggaaggagaaaaatggaaggaaagaaggaaggatgaagagaaaaaggaaaatattttattgctATCAGAAAGGTAATCCACGTGGGCGTGTCTCGTGGGCGCGGCTAAGAAGAAGCCCCGCCTCCTTCCGTGCTTCGGACTAATTTCATTCTAGGTACGCTGTTGGGTCTGTTCCATTCTTGGgtccttttccccccttcccctccgaAATGGTCGCGTCCTCTCTGCGCGCGCAGAGCGGAGCCAGGGCCGTTTCCAAACGACGCGAGGGAGGCGGGAGGAGCGCGCATGGGACGTTGGGACCCGGGCGAGACCATCCGACCCAAAAGGGCGGGGGTGTCAGCCGGGAAAGTTCCCTTTCGCGCCATGGCGTCGTTTCCGAAGCTGGTGCTGCTATTTCAGCAGAAAGCGGAAATCGGGCAAAGATGTAAATATGAGGTGAATTGCATTGAGGGAGGAAGGGGCGGGCCTCTTCCATGATCGGCAGGGTGAGTGGCCTATTCCATCCTCCGAGTGTGCCGAGAGGGAAGATGGGAAAAGACAGGCAGCCAATAGAATCTCCGCATCGCCTCCTTCAGACTCGGATCCCCggaagagacaccccccccccttatccAGGACAGCCCTTCCCGGCCATGGAGCCTCCCGAGGAGCCGGTGAGTGGGGAAAAGCTGGATCTGGCCGCCCCCGGGTCCCGCGCGGCCACTGGATCCCCCTCCAAGCCCAAGCCGGCCCCGGCCAGAGCCTCGCCCAAGACCCGGGCCAAGGCGCCGCTCGCTAAGAAGGCGCCGCCCGCTAAGAAGGCGCCGCCAGCTAAGACGGCCCCGAAGGCCGCGAAGAAGGCCGCCCAAATTCCCCCCAAGGCTGTAGACACAGTAGACGCTGCAGGGGAAAAGGAGCAGGAGCGCCCCCTTGTGGACGGAGTTGCCGCTTCCCAGCCGTTGCAACCTGTAACGGAGGCAGGTGAGACGCCTAGCCCGTCTTGTCCACCAGATGGCGCCAAAGAGGAACTTTCTCAGCCGCAGCTGCCAGTGATGGAGCCCGCTCAGCCTTCGTCCCTTCCTCCTGCTTCGACTCCGCTCCCGCCAGAAAGTCCTTCGGAGGAGCCGGCTGCTAAGACCCTCCAAGTAGCCGCCTCGGTCTCTCCCAGGGAGCCCCTCCCAGCTATGGAGCCTCCCAAGAAGCCGGTGAGTGGGGAAAAGGTGGATCTGTCCACCCCCAAGCCTGGCGTGGGCAAGGGATCCCCTTCCACGCCCAAGCGAGCCCCGGCCAGAGCCTTGCCCAAGGCGCCGCTTGCTAAGAAGGTGCTGCCCGCTAAGAAGGCCGTGAAAGTCGCCCAAAGGCCCCAAAAGGCTTTAAACACAGTAGGCGCCGCAGCAGAAAAGGACCTCGCTCAGCCTTCGTCCCTTCCTCCTGCTTCGACTCCGCTGCCACCGGAAAGTCCTTCGGAGGAGCCGGCTGCTAAGAGGGCAAAGCCTGCCACCTCGGAGGCTGCCGTCCCTCCTGCAGTGGCCAGAGTCTGTCCAAAGAAGGCCCAGGAGCCGGAAATGACCCCGCAGATGAGACAGATGATCTCAGAGGCCATCGCTCAGGGCATTGCCGCAGGGATCCAACAACAACACCCGGCTTCCTCTGCAGCCTCCGACAACGCCTTACGCCAGGGACAGGCTCCTCCTTCTTCCATGAACATCCCAGAGTCCCTCGACAAAGACTTGCCACTGTCTGGGGACCAAGATGGGACTCCAGACCCCCATGGCTTCGTAGGTCTCTTCAGCCCTGCCTTGTTTAAGACACTTCTCCAGAAAGCCAAGGCCACCGCTCGTATAGGAGGAGATCCAGCCGGCTTAGATCCAGCCTCATCTGATCCCAATAATTTGTTGTTCACAGAACCCGCCACAGAGAAGGAGGAGATCCCCTGCCCAAAGTTTTTCCTGGATGTCGTCCAGCGACAATGGGCTGTATTAGGGGCGGGTCCACATCCGACTGTCAATGACAAACGGTTCTACAATGTAGGCCCGAACTTAACAGCGGCATTCGATCCGCCAACAATTGATGAGCCCGTGGCGGCCTTTCCCTCCTACACCGTTCTCTCCACCAACACAGACGGTGCTTTGAatccagaagagaagaaaatagaaatggcGCTAGTCATGGGCCATAAGTCAGCTGCCTGGGCGGTCAAGTCAGCGATGGCTGCTTCCTTTTTCAATAGAACGTCCTTGCTCTGGCTCAAACAGATGCAAGCCAGAATCCCAGTCACCGACCTCCAGACTCACGAGGACATCAACAACCTGATAGCGGCGGCAGAATTCTCTGCAGATGCCACCCTGAATTCAGTCAGGTTTGCTTCCAAGTCCATTGGCTCCTCTGTGACAGGCAGACGAGTACTGTGGCTCCGTAACTGGAAGTCAAACATGAAGTTCAAGTGGAAGTTGGCCTGTGCCCCCTTCAAAGGTGAAAAGCTATTCGGAGAGGCCTTAGAGCCTATACTCATAGAGACCAGAGACAAAAAGAAAGTCCTACCCTCTACGTTCAGAAAGCCTAATAAGCAATCCTCCCCCTACTTTCAGAAGCCTTCTTTTAGGGCGGCAGACACCGCAGACGACTGCTCACAACCGCAAAGGGCATACTTCCAGCGACCTGATCACCAATCAGATAACCCCAGATATAGAGGCAGGGGCAGGCAGCAGTTCCAATCCAAACGGCCATTAAGAGGCTCGTCTAGAAGTCTGCAGAGCCAACCGTCCAGAGGACCAGAAGCGACTGGGGATTGTAATGCTAAAAGCTTCTATGAGTTGGAGAGTGATACTCCACCTAAAAAGACTCACCAAGCATCTGGTATACAAGAATTTCAAAATCCAGTCCATACTGGAGGGCATCTGGGTGGGCGTCTTCCTGATGTCAATAGATCTCACGGAAACATACCTGGACGTCCCTATATTGCAGATTCACCAATGATTTCTATGGATATGCAACGCGAACCACCATTACAGAGCCCTCACGAAGATACTAGTGATGCTCTTGGCTCACCTCAGGGCTATCCCTATTCCCGTCCAACACTATCTGGCCGACATGTGGATCGAATCCGCCTCTCACCTCCACGCCATAGGGGATCTACTCATCACGATCCGGGTCCTTCAGGGTCCTTCGGAGGATCAAGGATT
This window contains:
- the LOC116519936 gene encoding uncharacterized protein LOC116519936 isoform X2, yielding MEPPEEPVSGEKLDLAAPGSRAATGSPSKPKPAPARASPKTRAKAPLAKKAPPAKKAPPAKTAPKAAKKAAQIPPKAVDTVDAAGEKEQERPLVDGVAASQPLQPVTEAGETPSPSCPPDGAKEELSQPQLPVMEPAQPSSLPPASTPLPPESPSEEPAAKTLQVAASVSPREPLPAMEPPKKPVSGEKVDLSTPKPGVGKGSPSTPKRAPARALPKAPLAKKVLPAKKAVKVAQRPQKALNTVGAAAEKDLAQPSSLPPASTPLPPESPSEEPAAKRAKPATSEAAVPPAVARVCPKKAQEPEMTPQMRQMISEAIAQGIAAGIQQQHPASSAASDNALRQGQAPPSSMNIPESLDKDLPLSGDQDGTPDPHGFVGLFSPALFKTLLQKAKATARIGGDPAGLDPASSDPNNLLFTEPATEKEEIPCPKFFLDVVQRQWAVLGAGPHPTVNDKRFYNVGPNLTAAFDPPTIDEPVAAFPSYTVLSTNTDGALNPEEKKIEMALVMGHKSAAWAVKSAMAASFFNRTSLLWLKQMQARIPVTDLQTHEDINNLIAAAEFSADATLNSVRFASKSIGSSVTGRRVLWLRNWKSNMKFKWKLACAPFKGEKLFGEALEPILIETRDKKKVLPSTFRKPNKQSSPYFQKPSFRAADTADDCSQPQRAYFQRPDHQSDNPRYRGRGRQQFQSKRPLRGSSRSLQSQPSRGPEATGDCNAKSFYELESDTPPKKTHQASGIQEFQNPVHTGGHLGGRLPDVNRSHGNIPGRPYIADSPMISMDMQREPPLQSPHEDTSDALGSPQGYPYSRPTLSGRHVDRIRLSPPRHRGSTHHDPGPSGSFGGSRIHSQERQEPLASYRQDTPPSSIYRNDMHSLPVPGPPGQHQRSGELDPIGPNGASRPRLTIVRQGGVLRLPCSRGTSAYQDITMVPPAYPEIQQEQFNYQSSIRGPPGVDATDHNQGMPIPGTEQSRHRYGHWFSGLESPDRDSDGRRPVDTRGMTNQRQLGRDPSRPQSPPMDPDHHLRPPHPSRQRSHQDPYEPPREHPLEDIDYRRLSPFGSPPGADFTDYNQGNNIQETEPSRHRSRGRFSRLESPDRDPDGRRPVDRRGTMQERQPIYLGRRRQRAES
- the LOC116519936 gene encoding uncharacterized protein LOC116519936 isoform X1, translating into MIGRVSGLFHPPSVPRGKMGKDRQPIESPHRLLQTRIPGRDTPPPYPGQPFPAMEPPEEPVSGEKLDLAAPGSRAATGSPSKPKPAPARASPKTRAKAPLAKKAPPAKKAPPAKTAPKAAKKAAQIPPKAVDTVDAAGEKEQERPLVDGVAASQPLQPVTEAGETPSPSCPPDGAKEELSQPQLPVMEPAQPSSLPPASTPLPPESPSEEPAAKTLQVAASVSPREPLPAMEPPKKPVSGEKVDLSTPKPGVGKGSPSTPKRAPARALPKAPLAKKVLPAKKAVKVAQRPQKALNTVGAAAEKDLAQPSSLPPASTPLPPESPSEEPAAKRAKPATSEAAVPPAVARVCPKKAQEPEMTPQMRQMISEAIAQGIAAGIQQQHPASSAASDNALRQGQAPPSSMNIPESLDKDLPLSGDQDGTPDPHGFVGLFSPALFKTLLQKAKATARIGGDPAGLDPASSDPNNLLFTEPATEKEEIPCPKFFLDVVQRQWAVLGAGPHPTVNDKRFYNVGPNLTAAFDPPTIDEPVAAFPSYTVLSTNTDGALNPEEKKIEMALVMGHKSAAWAVKSAMAASFFNRTSLLWLKQMQARIPVTDLQTHEDINNLIAAAEFSADATLNSVRFASKSIGSSVTGRRVLWLRNWKSNMKFKWKLACAPFKGEKLFGEALEPILIETRDKKKVLPSTFRKPNKQSSPYFQKPSFRAADTADDCSQPQRAYFQRPDHQSDNPRYRGRGRQQFQSKRPLRGSSRSLQSQPSRGPEATGDCNAKSFYELESDTPPKKTHQASGIQEFQNPVHTGGHLGGRLPDVNRSHGNIPGRPYIADSPMISMDMQREPPLQSPHEDTSDALGSPQGYPYSRPTLSGRHVDRIRLSPPRHRGSTHHDPGPSGSFGGSRIHSQERQEPLASYRQDTPPSSIYRNDMHSLPVPGPPGQHQRSGELDPIGPNGASRPRLTIVRQGGVLRLPCSRGTSAYQDITMVPPAYPEIQQEQFNYQSSIRGPPGVDATDHNQGMPIPGTEQSRHRYGHWFSGLESPDRDSDGRRPVDTRGMTNQRQLGRDPSRPQSPPMDPDHHLRPPHPSRQRSHQDPYEPPREHPLEDIDYRRLSPFGSPPGADFTDYNQGNNIQETEPSRHRSRGRFSRLESPDRDPDGRRPVDRRGTMQERQPIYLGRRRQRAES